The segment CGCCAGCAGCGTCATCGCGATGGCGAACACTCCGTCGGCCAACGCCAGGAGCCGGACCGCGCTCCCCTCGTCATCCCTTACTGGGCGGCCACCGTTCACCAGGCCACTCTAGGATCATGCACACCGAAATATTCCGATTTGCCCCTGGTACGTGTTGAGCGCCGGCCGTCGGACTTCGTGGGCCGGTTGGCGGGGTGGGCCGAGCACATCCAGCCGACGAAGACCGTGGCTTGCCCCTCAGGGAGCAGGCGGTGTGAGGCGCGGATCACACATGGGTCACCTCCGATCCGGGACGTCTTTGCCCCGGTTCTGTTTGGCTGGTGGCTTCGACGGTCACAGGAGGTCCGAGCACATGGCGCTCACACACTGGGGATTCATCTACACGGCGGCCGGCAGCGGCACCGGCGGCGATGTCAGCGTCGTGGACACAGGCAAGTGCCGCACTGTCCTCGTGGGGGTGGAGAAGCCCGAGGAGGCCATTGAGGTGGCGCGCCGCCTGGTGGGCGAGGGCGTACAACTGATCGAGCTCTGCGGTGGATTCGGGCCCGTTTGGGCCGGGCGCGTCATCGAGGCGATCGACGGCGCGGTCCCCGTGGGCACGGTTGGCTATGGGCCGGAAGCAGTCGATCAGGTGCACGCGATCTTCTCCTGATCGCACACCGCAGGCGGTCGGGGCGGGCGCGCCACACCGCACTCAAGGCCAGTGGCGGGGTGCCGACGGAGGCCGTGGCCCTGTGCCGTGTGGTGGAACAACGGCCTTCAGCCGCTTGGAGGCCCGGACCGCTTTCCACGCGCCAAGCGACCAAAAAGTGCAATCCCTGCCCGATACCGGGCAGAAATGTAGCCGTTCCATGGCTCCGGACGTATCGTGAGCGCTCATGATCGCCATCGACGCCTTGTGGACTTTCTCCTTGATGGTGGGACTCCTCACCCTCACACCCGGGCTGGACACCGCCCTCATCCTGCGCACTGCCGCGCTCGGGCACCGCCGGCGTGCCTGGGGCGTGGTCCTCGGTATCCAGAGCGGCACCCTGATCTGGGGCATCCTCACCTCGCTCGGTGTGACCGCGCTGCTCACCGCGTCCCACCTCGCGTACGAGATTCTCCGCTGGGCCGGGGCCGCGTACCTGGTGTGGATGGGCGGCAGGCTGCTGTGGGCCTCCTGGCGCCGTTCGGGGAACGAGGCACCGGAGATACCTGGGAGCGGGGCCGAAGCCGGATCAGGATCCGGCGACTCCCTGCCCGGCGGCTGGCGTCAGGGGATCACGACCAACCTTCTCAACCCGAAGATGGGCGCCTTCTATGTCGCGGTGCTCCCGCAGTTCCTCCCCGCCGACACCTCGCACCTCGCCGCGGGCGTGCTTCTGACCGGCATCCACATCCTGCTGGCCGTCCTATGGGCCGGTCTACTGATCACCCTTGGGCATGTGCTCCGGGACCGCCTGCAACAGCCCACGGCGCGCCGCTATCTCGACCGCCTCACCGGTACGGTCATCGCCGCTTTCGGGGTCCGGCTCGCGCTCGGGGAATGAGACACGGCCGCGGCAACAGGCAACCAACTCACCAGAAGTGAAAGGGCACCCGTATGCGCTCGCTCCCCACCAGCGCGGAGGCCGTGGTCTTCGACTGCGACGGTCTGCTGGTCAACACCGAGGTCTGCTGGACCATCGCGGAAGCGGCCATTTTCGCCGCGCACGGCCACTCCTTCGGCCCCGAACAGAAAGCGCTGGTCATCGGCCGTACC is part of the Streptomyces platensis genome and harbors:
- a CDS encoding DUF6506 family protein, translating into MALTHWGFIYTAAGSGTGGDVSVVDTGKCRTVLVGVEKPEEAIEVARRLVGEGVQLIELCGGFGPVWAGRVIEAIDGAVPVGTVGYGPEAVDQVHAIFS
- a CDS encoding LysE family translocator, which produces MIAIDALWTFSLMVGLLTLTPGLDTALILRTAALGHRRRAWGVVLGIQSGTLIWGILTSLGVTALLTASHLAYEILRWAGAAYLVWMGGRLLWASWRRSGNEAPEIPGSGAEAGSGSGDSLPGGWRQGITTNLLNPKMGAFYVAVLPQFLPADTSHLAAGVLLTGIHILLAVLWAGLLITLGHVLRDRLQQPTARRYLDRLTGTVIAAFGVRLALGE